A stretch of the Aphanothece sacrum FPU1 genome encodes the following:
- a CDS encoding magnesium chelatase subunit H, whose product MFTHVKSTIRHIVPEAINGRSLLKVVYVVLEPQYQSSLSAAVNAINKNNPNLAIEISGYLIEELRNPENYEDFKRDVAKANLFIASLIFIEDLADKVVEAVQPHRDNLDAVVVFPSMPQVMRLNKLGSFSMAQLGQSKSAIAQFMRKRKENSGAGFQDAMLKLLRTLPQVLKYLPVEKAQDARNFMLSFQYWLGGSSENLENFLLMLAHKYSYQELLKDQKVEYKDPVVYLDMGIWHPLSMKMFEDVPSYLKWFNSRTDISDELKDPLAPCVGLILQRTHLVTGDDAHYVAMVQELECMGARVIPVFAGGLDFSKPVEAYFLDHSVKGVEPFPIVDTVISLTGFALVGGPARQDHPKAIESLKRLNRPYMCALPLVFQTTQEWEASDLGLHPIQVALQIAIPELDGAIEPIILSGRDGNTGRAIALQDRIEVVAQRAMKWANLRKKPKLDKKVAITVFSFPPDKGNVGTAAYLDVFGSIYEVMKALQGNGYDVPELPESPKALMEAVIHDAQAQYASPELNIAYRMSVEQYERLTPYSVRLEENWGPPPGNLNSDGQNLLIYGKQFGNVFIGVQPTFGYEGDPMRLLFSRSASPHHGFAAYYTYLNQVWKADAVLHFGTHGSLEFMPGKQMGMSGDCYPDTLIGMIPNLYYYAANNPSEATIAKRRSYAETISYLTPPAENAGLYKGLKELSELIASYQTLKDSGRGVPIVNTIMDKCRLVNLDQDIQLPDTDAKDMTQEERDNIVGLAYRKLMEIESRLLPCGLHVIGKPPTAEEAIATLVNIAALDREEQELLALPRIIADSLGRNIEDIYQNSDRGILEDVELLQQITLATREAVSALVKEQIDAEGRVSFVSKLNFFNMGKKTPWVDTLHNLGYPKVDQDALKPLFEYLEFCLEQVCADNELGGLLKALEGEYVLPGPGGDPIRNPNVLPTGKNIHALDPQSIPTLAAIKSAKIVVDRLLARQKIDNGGHYPETIACVLWGTDNIKTYGESLAQIMWMVGVKPVPDALGRVNKLELISLEELGRPRIDVVVNCSGVFRDLFINQMNLLDQAVKMAAEANEPLEMNYVRKHALQQADEMGINLRQAATRIFSNASGSYSSNVNLAVENSSWEEEKELQNMYLNRKGFAFDSDNPGVMNDNRKVFEAALKTADATFQNLDSSEISLTDVSHYFDSDPTKVVSSLREDGKKPFAYIADTTTANAQVRTLSETVRLDARTKLLNPKWYEGMLSHGYEGVRELSKRLVNTMGWSATADAVDNWVYEDVNTTFIQDEEMCKRLMNLNPNSFRKMVGTLLEVNGRGYWETSEENLDRLQELYQEVEDRIEGVE is encoded by the coding sequence ATGTTTACTCACGTCAAGTCCACCATTCGCCATATCGTTCCAGAGGCAATTAATGGTCGTTCTTTGCTCAAGGTGGTCTATGTCGTGTTAGAACCACAGTATCAAAGTTCTCTCTCGGCGGCCGTTAATGCTATCAATAAGAATAATCCTAATTTAGCCATCGAAATTAGTGGTTATCTCATAGAAGAACTGAGAAACCCGGAAAATTACGAAGATTTTAAGCGAGATGTGGCTAAAGCTAACTTATTTATTGCTTCTCTCATCTTCATTGAAGACTTAGCCGATAAAGTGGTAGAAGCGGTTCAGCCCCATCGTGATAACCTAGATGCTGTGGTGGTGTTCCCTTCTATGCCCCAGGTGATGCGTCTCAACAAGTTGGGAAGCTTTTCTATGGCCCAGTTGGGACAGTCCAAAAGTGCGATCGCCCAATTTATGCGGAAACGCAAGGAAAATTCTGGGGCCGGTTTCCAAGATGCGATGTTAAAGTTATTGCGAACATTGCCTCAAGTTTTGAAGTATCTTCCGGTAGAAAAAGCCCAAGATGCTCGCAATTTTATGTTAAGTTTCCAATATTGGTTAGGGGGTTCATCTGAGAATTTAGAGAATTTTCTGTTAATGTTGGCTCATAAGTATTCTTATCAAGAATTACTCAAAGATCAAAAGGTTGAATATAAAGATCCGGTGGTGTATCTTGATATGGGAATTTGGCATCCTTTATCCATGAAAATGTTTGAAGATGTCCCCTCTTATTTGAAATGGTTTAACAGTCGGACTGATATTTCTGATGAATTAAAAGATCCTTTGGCCCCTTGTGTGGGATTAATATTACAACGGACTCATCTAGTAACAGGAGATGATGCTCATTATGTTGCTATGGTGCAAGAATTAGAATGTATGGGGGCAAGAGTTATTCCTGTTTTTGCCGGAGGGTTAGACTTTTCTAAACCTGTAGAAGCTTATTTCTTAGACCATAGTGTTAAAGGAGTAGAACCATTTCCTATTGTAGACACGGTAATATCATTGACAGGGTTTGCTTTAGTAGGCGGTCCAGCGCGTCAAGATCACCCCAAAGCGATAGAATCATTAAAACGCCTTAACCGTCCCTATATGTGCGCTTTACCCCTGGTATTTCAAACTACCCAGGAATGGGAAGCAAGTGATCTAGGGTTACATCCGATCCAAGTTGCGTTACAAATAGCCATACCTGAGTTAGATGGGGCCATTGAACCTATTATTTTATCAGGACGGGACGGTAATACGGGACGGGCGATCGCACTTCAAGATCGGATTGAAGTGGTGGCCCAACGGGCGATGAAATGGGCAAATTTACGGAAAAAACCCAAATTAGATAAAAAAGTCGCTATTACGGTGTTTAGTTTTCCACCGGATAAGGGAAATGTAGGAACTGCAGCGTATTTAGACGTATTCGGGTCTATTTATGAGGTAATGAAAGCATTACAGGGAAATGGCTATGATGTGCCAGAATTACCAGAGTCTCCCAAAGCGTTGATGGAAGCGGTTATACATGATGCTCAGGCTCAATATGCCTCTCCTGAGTTAAATATAGCTTATCGGATGTCTGTAGAACAATATGAGCGTTTAACCCCTTATTCCGTCCGTTTAGAGGAAAATTGGGGGCCACCTCCAGGAAATTTAAACAGTGACGGACAAAATTTACTGATCTATGGTAAACAGTTTGGCAATGTATTTATTGGGGTACAACCTACCTTTGGATATGAAGGTGATCCTATGCGGTTACTGTTTTCGAGATCTGCGAGTCCTCATCATGGGTTTGCTGCTTATTACACCTATTTAAACCAAGTTTGGAAAGCAGATGCGGTCTTACATTTTGGAACCCATGGATCACTGGAATTTATGCCAGGAAAACAGATGGGAATGTCTGGGGACTGTTACCCTGATACTCTCATTGGAATGATTCCTAATTTGTATTATTATGCGGCAAATAATCCCTCAGAAGCGACTATTGCTAAACGTCGCAGCTATGCAGAAACCATCTCTTATTTAACTCCTCCTGCTGAGAATGCAGGGTTATATAAGGGTTTAAAAGAGTTAAGTGAATTAATAGCTTCTTATCAAACCTTAAAAGATAGTGGTCGCGGTGTTCCTATTGTTAACACCATCATGGATAAATGTCGGTTAGTGAATTTGGATCAGGATATTCAATTACCTGATACAGATGCTAAAGATATGACCCAAGAAGAACGGGATAATATTGTCGGTTTGGCCTACCGAAAATTGATGGAAATTGAGTCTCGTTTGTTACCTTGTGGACTTCATGTAATTGGAAAACCTCCTACCGCAGAAGAAGCGATCGCAACTTTAGTAAATATTGCTGCTTTAGATCGAGAAGAACAAGAACTTCTCGCGTTACCGCGCATTATTGCTGATAGTTTGGGACGAAATATTGAGGACATTTATCAAAATAGCGATCGCGGTATTTTAGAAGATGTAGAGTTGCTACAACAAATTACCTTAGCAACCCGTGAAGCAGTTTCTGCTTTAGTTAAAGAACAAATAGATGCAGAAGGACGAGTTTCTTTTGTCTCTAAACTGAACTTTTTTAACATGGGTAAAAAGACACCTTGGGTAGATACTTTACACAATTTGGGTTATCCTAAAGTCGATCAAGATGCCTTAAAACCTCTGTTTGAATACCTAGAATTCTGTTTAGAACAAGTTTGTGCGGATAACGAATTAGGGGGTTTACTGAAAGCATTAGAAGGGGAATATGTATTACCTGGGCCCGGTGGTGATCCTATTCGTAACCCTAACGTTTTACCTACTGGTAAAAACATCCATGCGTTAGATCCCCAATCTATTCCTACATTAGCCGCCATTAAGTCTGCTAAAATTGTAGTAGATCGCCTTTTAGCCCGTCAAAAAATCGATAACGGAGGCCATTATCCTGAAACCATTGCTTGTGTATTATGGGGAACAGATAACATCAAAACTTATGGGGAGTCCCTCGCACAAATTATGTGGATGGTAGGGGTTAAACCCGTACCCGATGCGTTAGGAAGGGTAAATAAATTAGAGTTAATTTCCCTCGAAGAATTAGGAAGACCTCGTATTGATGTGGTTGTCAACTGTTCTGGTGTGTTCCGTGACCTATTTATTAACCAAATGAACCTTTTAGATCAAGCGGTTAAAATGGCAGCAGAAGCGAACGAACCCTTAGAGATGAACTATGTTCGTAAACACGCTTTACAACAAGCAGACGAAATGGGAATTAACCTACGTCAAGCTGCAACCCGTATTTTTTCCAATGCGTCCGGTTCCTATTCTTCTAACGTTAATTTAGCGGTAGAAAATAGCAGTTGGGAAGAAGAAAAAGAGTTACAAAATATGTATCTCAACCGCAAAGGTTTTGCTTTTGACTCTGATAACCCAGGTGTCATGAATGATAACCGTAAAGTGTTTGAAGCAGCGTTAAAAACTGCTGATGCAACCTTCCAAAACTTAGATTCTTCCGAGATTAGTTTAACGGATGTTTCCCATTATTTTGACTCAGACCCGACAAAAGTTGTGTCTAGTTTACGGGAAGATGGTAAAAAACCTTTTGCTTATATTGCGGATACAACTACTGCTAATGCACAGGTTCGTACCCTATCCGAAACCGTCCGTTTAGATGCGCGTACCAAGTTATTAAACCCTAAATGGTATGAAGGAATGTTATCCCATGGTTATGAAGGTGTACGGGAACTTTCTAAGCGATTAGTGAATACAATGGGATGGAGTGCAACTGCTGATGCGGTAGATAATTGGGTCTATGAAGACGTGAATACAACCTTTATTCAAGATGAGGAAATGTGTAAACGTCTGATGAATTTAAACCCCAATTCTTTCCGTAAAATGGTCGGTACTTTATTAGAAGTAAATGGCCGGGGTTACTGGGAAACCTCAGAGGAAAACTTAGACAGGTTACAGGAATTATATCAGGAGGTTGAGGACAGAATTGAAGGAGTAGAGTAA
- a CDS encoding type II toxin-antitoxin system HicA family toxin, translated as MPTLKLFKVGKLSKLIQKLLSRPPEARFEDVRYVLESFGYVEIRSRGSHHAFENDAGDIIIIPKKGGKKVKRTYLEEIIKLLNLENWKDDNK; from the coding sequence ATGCCCACCCTTAAACTTTTTAAAGTGGGTAAACTAAGTAAATTAATTCAAAAATTGCTCTCCCGTCCTCCAGAAGCACGTTTTGAGGATGTCCGCTATGTTTTAGAATCATTTGGTTATGTGGAAATTCGTTCTAGAGGAAGTCATCATGCTTTTGAAAATGATGCAGGAGATATCATTATTATTCCCAAAAAAGGAGGGAAAAAGGTTAAACGGACTTACCTAGAAGAAATCATCAAGTTATTAAATTTAGAGAATTGGAAAGATGACAATAAATAA
- a CDS encoding type II toxin-antitoxin system HicB family antitoxin — MTINKELERPSLDYFLSLKYPISIYPEDEGGYTALITDLPGCITQGETLEEVVMNIEEARELWIETVYNSGKREIPLPSRKR; from the coding sequence ATGACAATAAATAAAGAGTTAGAACGTCCGTCTTTAGACTATTTTTTATCTCTTAAATATCCTATCTCAATTTATCCTGAAGATGAGGGAGGATATACTGCTTTAATTACTGATTTACCAGGGTGTATAACCCAAGGAGAGACACTAGAAGAAGTTGTAATGAATATTGAGGAAGCGAGAGAATTATGGATAGAGACAGTTTATAATAGTGGTAAAAGAGAGATCCCGTTACCTTCTAGAAAAAGATGA
- a CDS encoding PIN domain-containing protein, whose translation MTKKYRIYMDVCCFNRPFDDWSQLRIRLEAEAILTIINYFQTEEWLLIGSIALDSEIEQTPDLEKKQQVKDLLTLAKTKISLTEVIQKRTKTLVKLGFKSFDALHLAYAESGIVDVFLTTDDRLLNKATLNQAILKVPVKNPISWLMEQSND comes from the coding sequence ATGACAAAAAAGTATAGAATTTATATGGATGTCTGTTGTTTCAATCGTCCTTTTGATGATTGGTCACAATTAAGAATTCGTCTTGAAGCAGAAGCTATTTTAACAATTATTAATTATTTTCAGACAGAAGAATGGTTATTAATTGGTAGTATAGCTCTTGACTCAGAAATTGAGCAAACCCCTGATCTGGAGAAAAAACAACAAGTCAAGGATTTGTTAACCTTAGCAAAGACTAAAATTTCCCTGACTGAAGTGATTCAAAAAAGAACGAAAACTTTAGTAAAATTAGGTTTTAAATCTTTTGATGCTTTACATCTTGCTTATGCTGAATCAGGTATAGTAGATGTATTCTTGACAACGGATGATAGATTATTAAACAAAGCAACCCTTAATCAAGCTATATTAAAAGTACCTGTAAAAAATCCTATTTCTTGGTTAATGGAACAATCAAACGATTGA
- a CDS encoding MIR domain-containing protein, giving the protein MDVQYGSQIKMRHTLTGFHLHSHPINYKHPNSSQQQQVTCFNNGAGGDDNDFWIVKSVNVSNPRDNELQAVKDGDMLRFEHILTQKNLHSHPGIPSPITGQQEVTCFGFSGSGDSNDLWKIEIEGGGIWNDSKRVRLIHVNTGFALHSHGGQLMNDLTAFQQEVTCFSGRDENDLWQVFNISFVGVKVPEGLGRNGNNPQPVRAEQTNQVAGGTMTTKVTVSPDGQLTAETHTRTKVDLKGFTGSVIVVIYNQEGRAHISGKHSFGVNGQLIPGGPSDRKDTWQESVPLEISSKANRVAIVHSHDPNVRVNAEDVINLIRIAIILTA; this is encoded by the coding sequence ATGGACGTTCAATATGGAAGTCAAATCAAGATGAGACATACCTTGACCGGTTTTCATCTTCACTCTCATCCAATTAATTATAAACATCCCAACAGTTCACAACAGCAACAAGTAACTTGCTTTAATAATGGTGCTGGTGGTGACGACAATGATTTTTGGATTGTTAAAAGTGTTAATGTTAGCAATCCGAGAGACAATGAACTTCAAGCTGTCAAGGATGGTGATATGTTGAGATTTGAACATATTTTAACGCAAAAAAACTTGCATAGTCACCCTGGAATTCCTTCTCCTATAACTGGACAACAAGAAGTAACTTGTTTTGGGTTTTCTGGTTCAGGTGATAGTAATGATTTATGGAAAATAGAAATAGAAGGAGGAGGTATTTGGAATGATAGTAAACGAGTCAGATTAATTCATGTAAATACAGGTTTTGCTTTACATTCTCACGGTGGTCAACTGATGAATGATTTAACAGCATTTCAACAGGAAGTTACTTGCTTTTCGGGGAGAGATGAGAATGATCTTTGGCAAGTATTTAATATCTCATTTGTAGGGGTTAAAGTCCCCGAAGGATTAGGAAGAAATGGCAATAATCCTCAACCTGTAAGGGCTGAACAAACAAACCAAGTAGCAGGAGGAACAATGACAACTAAGGTTACAGTTTCACCTGATGGACAGCTTACAGCAGAGACTCACACTCGAACAAAAGTAGATTTGAAAGGTTTTACAGGATCGGTTATTGTTGTCATTTATAACCAAGAAGGAAGGGCGCACATATCAGGAAAACATTCTTTTGGTGTTAATGGACAATTGATTCCAGGGGGACCAAGTGATCGCAAAGATACTTGGCAGGAGTCAGTACCGCTAGAAATTTCTAGTAAAGCAAATCGAGTTGCGATTGTACATTCTCACGACCCAAATGTGAGAGTTAATGCTGAAGATGTTATTAATCTTATTCGTATAGCGATAATTTTAACTGCTTAG
- a CDS encoding type II toxin-antitoxin system RelE/ParE family toxin, which translates to MYVLHAFQKKSKQGITTPKQEIDLVKKRREQAQQHYQTYYAK; encoded by the coding sequence ATTTATGTCTTACACGCCTTTCAAAAAAAATCTAAACAGGGAATTACTACCCCCAAACAAGAAATAGATTTAGTGAAAAAACGAAGAGAACAAGCTCAACAACACTATCAAACTTATTATGCTAAATAA
- a CDS encoding helix-turn-helix domain-containing protein codes for MNQDIDFYPSSGNIFEDLGFENADEMLAKAELIRQITIIIQQRKLTDEEVATLLKIETSQVVELVKGKLLKFSTDNLIRFLTALGKDVEIVVKNTPSVSGKVTVTNT; via the coding sequence ATGAATCAAGACATTGACTTTTATCCTAGTAGTGGAAATATTTTTGAAGACTTAGGCTTTGAAAATGCTGATGAAATGTTAGCGAAAGCTGAATTAATTAGACAAATAACGATAATTATTCAGCAAAGAAAATTAACAGATGAAGAAGTTGCTACATTATTGAAAATAGAAACTTCTCAAGTCGTGGAATTAGTAAAAGGAAAACTATTAAAGTTTTCTACTGATAACTTAATTCGATTCTTGACAGCTTTGGGTAAGGACGTAGAAATTGTCGTAAAAAATACCCCATCTGTCTCAGGAAAAGTCACTGTTACTAATACATAA
- a CDS encoding type II toxin-antitoxin system HicA family toxin — MSKLPNISGKDCIKTLSKVGFYEKRRESSHVILRRDEPFAQVVIPDHKELAKGTLRAIIRDADLSIEAFINLL, encoded by the coding sequence ATGAGTAAACTTCCAAATATTTCTGGAAAAGATTGTATAAAAACTCTTAGCAAAGTCGGTTTCTATGAAAAGCGAAGAGAAAGCAGTCATGTTATTTTGAGGAGAGATGAACCTTTTGCACAAGTTGTTATTCCCGATCATAAAGAACTAGCTAAAGGTACATTAAGAGCTATCATTCGAGATGCTGATTTGAGCATAGAAGCATTTATTAATTTACTCTAG
- a CDS encoding type II toxin-antitoxin system HicB family antitoxin: protein MRQVILYRDEDGYWIVECPSLKGCLSQGKTKEEALTNIKEAISGYISALEEDGLPIPEENFETFLVVV from the coding sequence ATGAGACAAGTTATTTTATACCGAGATGAAGATGGTTACTGGATTGTTGAATGTCCAAGTCTCAAAGGTTGCCTGAGTCAAGGTAAAACCAAAGAAGAAGCTCTTACTAATATTAAAGAAGCTATTTCAGGTTATATTAGTGCTTTAGAAGAAGATGGTTTGCCTATTCCAGAAGAAAATTTTGAAACATTTCTGGTTGTTGTATGA
- a CDS encoding Uma2 family endonuclease: protein MVNTVQLNLNVFELTDEKFYQICQDNRDLRFEKNAQGYLIIMSPTGDETSYRNGRLTQQLFNWSDQDQRGIPFDSSAGFILPNGATRSPDAAWIPLEKWNKIDRHKREKFSPICPDFVIELRSPSDNLKPLQEKMKEYIENGTRLGWLINRQDRQVEIYRQEKEVEILDNPNSLSGADILNGFVLDLELIW, encoded by the coding sequence ATGGTTAATACAGTACAATTAAATCTTAATGTTTTTGAGTTAACGGATGAAAAGTTCTATCAAATTTGTCAAGATAATCGAGATTTACGGTTTGAAAAAAATGCACAAGGTTACTTAATTATTATGTCACCTACAGGAGATGAAACCAGTTATCGAAATGGACGCTTGACACAACAATTATTTAACTGGTCAGATCAAGATCAAAGAGGAATACCTTTTGATTCTTCCGCAGGATTTATTCTTCCTAATGGCGCAACTCGTTCTCCTGATGCTGCTTGGATACCCTTGGAAAAATGGAATAAAATTGACCGTCACAAACGCGAAAAATTTAGTCCTATTTGTCCTGATTTTGTCATTGAATTACGTTCCCCTAGTGATAATTTAAAACCCTTACAAGAGAAGATGAAAGAGTATATAGAAAATGGAACAAGATTAGGCTGGTTAATCAATCGTCAAGATAGACAAGTTGAAATTTATCGACAAGAAAAAGAAGTGGAAATATTAGATAATCCTAATAGTTTATCCGGTGCAGATATTTTAAATGGGTTTGTGTTAGATTTAGAATTGATTTGGTAA
- the fni gene encoding type 2 isopentenyl-diphosphate Delta-isomerase — MSPQLNEAQINLSSVTETRKSDHIKIVLQEDVGSKGVTTGFERFFLEHTALPEIDLDEVDLSLQLWGRKLQAPLLISSMTGGTQQAHTINLNLAEAAQALGIAMGVGSQRAGIEQPNLGQTYKIRQVAPDILLFANLGAVQLNYGYGLEQARRAVEMIEADALILHLNPLQEAVQAEGDRNWKGLYQKIETLATQLEVPVIAKEVGNGISGSVARRLADCGIAAIDIAGAGGTSWSEVEAYRQNEPRRRKIAHCFAGWGIPTALSLMEVRQEVGELPIFASGGIRSGLDAAKAIVLGATLVGSAAPLLEAATYQSQAVYEKFAILLEELKIAAFCTGSSTLNELQQTCLRRADTWEIITPKYR, encoded by the coding sequence ATGTCCCCCCAATTAAATGAAGCTCAAATTAACTTATCTAGCGTCACAGAAACCCGAAAATCTGACCACATTAAAATTGTACTGCAAGAAGATGTGGGGAGTAAAGGAGTCACCACAGGGTTTGAGCGATTTTTCTTAGAACATACAGCCTTACCGGAAATCGATCTTGATGAAGTTGACCTTAGTTTACAGCTTTGGGGCAGAAAATTACAAGCTCCATTGCTCATCAGTAGCATGACAGGGGGGACACAACAGGCTCACACCATTAATTTAAATTTAGCAGAAGCCGCGCAAGCTTTGGGCATTGCTATGGGGGTAGGTTCACAACGGGCAGGTATTGAACAGCCAAATTTGGGTCAAACTTATAAAATTCGTCAAGTTGCCCCCGATATTCTCTTGTTTGCTAATCTAGGAGCCGTTCAGCTAAACTATGGTTATGGTCTTGAACAAGCGCGACGAGCGGTAGAGATGATCGAAGCGGATGCCTTGATTCTCCATCTTAACCCTTTACAGGAAGCGGTTCAAGCAGAAGGCGATCGCAATTGGAAGGGATTGTATCAAAAAATTGAAACCCTTGCCACTCAGTTAGAGGTTCCCGTCATTGCCAAAGAAGTTGGTAATGGTATCAGTGGCAGTGTAGCGCGTCGTCTGGCTGATTGTGGCATCGCAGCGATAGATATTGCAGGTGCAGGGGGAACCAGTTGGAGTGAAGTGGAAGCTTATCGACAAAATGAGCCTCGTCGTCGCAAAATTGCCCATTGTTTTGCTGGTTGGGGTATTCCTACCGCCCTATCTTTGATGGAAGTACGGCAAGAGGTGGGAGAATTACCCATTTTTGCTAGTGGGGGCATTCGTAGCGGTTTAGATGCGGCTAAAGCTATTGTTTTAGGGGCTACTTTAGTGGGTAGTGCGGCCCCTTTATTAGAAGCGGCAACCTATCAATCTCAAGCGGTTTACGAAAAGTTTGCTATTCTCCTTGAAGAGTTAAAAATTGCGGCTTTTTGTACAGGTTCATCTACTTTAAATGAGTTACAACAAACCTGTTTACGTCGCGCCGATACTTGGGAGATTATTACCCCAAAATATCGCTAA